ttttatcattCTTTACCTAGGTTTGCGAATCTCTCCACCTATAGTCTAAACTATAACGatctaaatatttatcaatttatttttctgaatggaGGCGATGAAAAAACACAGGACCAAGTAATGTAAGGATAAAGGATTGGATGGTGGTGAAGAACCTTCGAGCTTATTTTTCAACGAAAAATGCATTCTAACGATTTAAGATTATTAGACTGAGTTTTATTTCGCAACCAATGTTATGAGAAAGAAAAGACAGTTTTAGTAAGTGATATCAATTCAATCACATGCCATTCACCTTACAACAGAAAGAGGtttctttaattattatcaGGAATTCTGTTCTCACGATggagtaaaataaattaattgaagtcCATTTCTTTCGTGACAGAAATCGATGTTGTTCCTAAATGACCCAAGGAATATCAAACTCCAGAAAGCTCAATTGTTGTGCCTTAGAGGAGCCAGTTAAAGGTTACAACAGGCCCAGTTGAGCAAATCTCCCATACTTCTACTTCTGTTTAAAAGCTTTAAAACATGACATATAAAGACTTCAAAGCAAATAAAATTAAGCACAGTGAAACTAAATCTTTTTAAAGTAATGTACATAATCCATTATCAACTTGGCTTTCCTTGTGCTACGTGCGAAGGACCTATGTTTTCCATGTCTTCTGCTGTTTCATTTCTTGCGAGTATACAGCTGAGAAATCCAATTGCTCACTCCAACACCAGTATCCTTCAAGCCAGATAATTGCGGTATCCAACTCTTCAAATCAGTACCTGAAATCTTGTCATTGCTATCCTGAGTTTCGCAGACAAATCCTACCTTTTCTCTAGTATTTCTATGACTCATGTCTGGTACAATAGAAGGCAGATTGAATAGATGAGATACTTGAGGTGTAGAAGAGTATAAAGATCTAAGTTGCCTGCTGACGTAGTCACTGCTGTTACTATACATGTGAGGAACCCATTTGCCCACTGCAAAACCAGCATCCTTCAAGCTAGAGAACTGAGGCATCCAACCCTTTAAACCTACACCAGTATTGTTTCCATCATTGCTCACTTGAGCTTTTCCAATATTACTGAGATTCATAGCAAGTGTAACAAAAGATGGATTTAATAAATGTGCTGTTTCCCAAAGAGTACTGCTGTATAAATGCCTAATGTGTTCCCTATCATGGATAGTTTGTACAAGTTCGGCATCACTTGGCCACCATTGTTCCAGGCCATGAGATGCAAGaaatttctgtttttctttggAGACAACCAACAACTTTGCTCTAAGTTGCCGATCTGTAAGATCCTTTTTCTCTTCGATTGTATTTTCTCTTGTGCCACCATTCTTGTAAACATTCAGATAATAAACACATTCCACCACCCAAAAGCTAGCATCCATCAAGCGAGATAACTGAGATATCCAACCCTTCAAACCTACACCAAAAGTATTGTCTCCATCATTGCCGACTTGAGCTTTTCCACTAGATAGGGGCACATATTTAAGTGTATTCCAGACATAATCAGTCGTTTCTCTAATGTTGTTGATGTGACTCAtggaaaatgaaacaaaacgTGGATAAAGTAAAAGTATTACTAGTGAAGGTGTAGCAATGTTTAAAGACCTAAGTCGCTTGCTTATGAGTTTGCAATTATGGATATCCTGCTCAAGTTCTGCATCACTTGAAAACCACTGTTTCAGGCTATGCGCCTCAAGAAATTCCTGGTTTTTCTTTGAGACAACAAACAATTTCGCTACATTTTCTCCATCTGCAGGAACCATATTTTCGTTGTCTTTGATCTCTCTAGTTCCATCAGCATAAAAGTAAAGGCAACTGATATAGTCATTGCTGTTAATATACAAATGAGGAACCCTATTTCCAACACCAAAACAAGCATCCATCATACCTGATAACTGACGCATAAATCGTTTCACACTTATACCATAAGTCTTGTGTCCATCATTGCTAACTTGGACTTCATTACCTGACGCAAACATAGATTTAAGTCCATTCCAGACATACTCGGCCCCTCCTCCAATATATCCAATATTCATGGCTAGTGAAACAGAAGGTGGATTAAATAAATGTGCCTCCACATTAATCCCTTCTTTTGCTAGTTCCTTTCCCACCTGAAGACCAAATCCAGCCCCCAAGGAATGCCCTGCTATGCAAACGTTCCTCCTTCCATGCATATCAGAAACTGATCGCAGTGCCTCCAAAGTTTCTTTAAACCTGAAAGAGCCCTTCAAGCTTTCCCAAGCAGCAAAACGGATGTCATCTTCAATATCTCTTCGCCCTGTATGGCTTCTGAGTAATGTTCCTCTGAGTGCCAAAACAGCTTTAGGTGCACCATTTGGTCTAATTGGTATAAAATCAGACAATGCTGCAGATCTATCCCATTCAAATATTGCACCAAAAATAGATCCGTCCCTTTTATCAATCAATTTATGGGTGAGCTTGTACTTCAAGGGCATCCACCAACTTGGAGCAAGAGCATTTTCCTGTGTTCTGTTCTCCTGTCTATCAAGTTCAAGCATGTAAACTGCCTTTACAAGGCTAGCCATGGCCATTCGTTTATAATCTGAATCCTTCCTGCATGGCACAAAATAATCATTAGCAACATCCACGCACATAATATCAGTCTTTGTCCCAAAAACATAAATCCTCAATTAGTTATCTCTCATTTTATGAAAATGTGTCGTGTGTGATTCCTGTTTcgataaatgaatttttttgtaaaagataAGACCAGGTGtaatacattttataattgAAGGACCAGGATAtgaatattgtcaaaaaaaaaaaaaaacccacgTGCCGTTAATGTAGAGAGATTCAACACACACATGGTGAAAGATTAAACTAATCTGAGAACTGACCAGCAAGAATTGATATGGTCCCTCCAAGTGAATCTTGGAGGGCCAGTTGGGCTGTCATCAAGCTGGGTTTCAGGTGGAACCGCCATCACGGTGTGCCGATGAGTCCGAATTGCTGTGTACAAGATGGTTGAGAATCAACACGAAAGTACGATCACTACCACTTCAGTgaaattatatcaattattGTAGTGAAAGGGTTAAATATGGAAATTCATTTAATctcttttgatatatttttattttaaaattttaaaaataataaatatagcaCACAATCTTTAAtatgtgaaaaaatattatatttatttatttttatgacttaaaaaccaaaatatatcatgatttaaaatagattaattgtagtatatcataatttaaaaatagaaataataataaatttcaatttcacttGAAGAAGATGTTTAACCTTGTGAAATGCAACTGTTggataaaagtatatattaaaggttgaaaatcaaaagtaaaaaattataacacatTTCGcgtatcttttatattttcaaaaacattaaattctTAAGAATCCTAACAGAAGCTTTATCTGTGTTTTCTGCTGCTACATGAGATTGAATCCGTAATTTAATCCAAGGGTGGAAAATGCTGCGTCATGTTGACGCTCTTACATCTATCTATAAATAAGCTTGAAAACCCTTCCTCTAAATAAACCCTCGCTCCGTCTCTCATTTCGAACCCCTTCTCCTCACCGCCTCAGAACGACACAGTACTAGTGTCCACACCAACAAACCCTCTCTCCGTCATGGTacgctctttttttttttttctttttttctgacAAAATCacatgtttttcaaaatttcctttattttttgaTTCAAATTGGATCTGTCATTTTTCAGGCTTTGCCCAATCAGCAAACTGTTGATTACCCAAGTTTCAAACTCGTAATTGTTGGCGACGGTGGCACAGGTAcgattttattctttttatctcaCTTTTGTTTTCGCCGATTGGCTTATGTTTTCAGTTATTAGAAGTTATTCTATTGTAGCGATCTTTGTTATACCTTGGCTATGAGCTTATTTGTGGCGAAATTTGCAGGAAAGACAACCTTTGTGAAAAGGCATCTTACTGGGGAATTCGAGAAGAAATACGAACGTTAGATTCgtttataattgaattatggTTAATGTTATGTGTCACGTTAAGCTTATTGCTTATCTCGATTTTTCTTGTCTATAACAGCGACAATCGGTGTGGAGGTTCACCCATTGGATTTTTTCACTAACTGTGGAAAGATTCGATTCTACTGCTGGGATACGGCTGGACAGGAGAAGTTTGGTGGCCTCAGAGATGGATACTAGTAAGCCATTTGGTCTCAAATTTGTGTGAACAAACCGTGGATACTGTTAGGACACTTAACTTTTCTTTTCGATCGCCACTTCTGCATACGTTTTGATTGTATACTCTGTCTCAGTTGGCGTTGTTGCTTGTAGTTACTTGCATTtgtagttttttatttcttttaggtTTAATGTGTTTAGATGTACGGAATCTCAGTACTACAACGAGGTTTTTAAGTTGTTCCATTAGAAGTGCCTCtaagtttttattgaattcTTCAGTTATGCAAACTCCTAATGCTTGTGTTAAACGGTGTCTTGCGTTGCAGTATTCATGGGCAATGTGCGATTATCATGTTTGATGTTACTGCTCGATTAACCTACAAAAATGTCCCCACCTGGCATCGTGATCTTTGCAGGTTCGTAAACGAAGTCCTCTAAACCATTTTGAATGTATTGTAtctattttttttggaattgtGTGGTTAATTTGACACCTTGGGATTTCTGCCTAAAATGATTTTTCAGGGTCTGTGAAAACATCCCAATTGTTCTCTGCGGTAACAAGGTTGATGTCAAGAACAGGCAGGTGAAGGCAAAACAGGTTACTTTCCACAGGAAGAAGAATTTGCAGTACTACGAGATCTCAGCTAAGAGTAACTACAACTTTGAGAAGCCATT
This window of the Vigna angularis cultivar LongXiaoDou No.4 chromosome 7, ASM1680809v1, whole genome shotgun sequence genome carries:
- the LOC108338087 gene encoding uncharacterized protein LOC108338087: MAVPPETQLDDSPTGPPRFTWRDHINSCWKDSDYKRMAMASLVKAVYMLELDRQENRTQENALAPSWWMPLKYKLTHKLIDKRDGSIFGAIFEWDRSAALSDFIPIRPNGAPKAVLALRGTLLRSHTGRRDIEDDIRFAAWESLKGSFRFKETLEALRSVSDMHGRRNVCIAGHSLGAGFGLQVGKELAKEGINVEAHLFNPPSVSLAMNIGYIGGGAEYVWNGLKSMFASGNEVQVSNDGHKTYGISVKRFMRQLSGMMDACFGVGNRVPHLYINSNDYISCLYFYADGTREIKDNENMVPADGENVAKLFVVSKKNQEFLEAHSLKQWFSSDAELEQDIHNCKLISKRLRSLNIATPSLVILLLYPRFVSFSMSHINNIRETTDYVWNTLKYVPLSSGKAQVGNDGDNTFGVGLKGWISQLSRLMDASFWVVECVYYLNVYKNGGTRENTIEEKKDLTDRQLRAKLLVVSKEKQKFLASHGLEQWWPSDAELVQTIHDREHIRHLYSSTLWETAHLLNPSFVTLAMNLSNIGKAQVSNDGNNTGVGLKGWMPQFSSLKDAGFAVGKWVPHMYSNSSDYVSRQLRSLYSSTPQVSHLFNLPSIVPDMSHRNTREKVGFVCETQDSNDKISGTDLKSWIPQLSGLKDTGVGVSNWISQLYTRKK
- the LOC108338090 gene encoding GTP-binding nuclear protein Ran-3, with product MALPNQQTVDYPSFKLVIVGDGGTGKTTFVKRHLTGEFEKKYEPTIGVEVHPLDFFTNCGKIRFYCWDTAGQEKFGGLRDGYYIHGQCAIIMFDVTARLTYKNVPTWHRDLCRVCENIPIVLCGNKVDVKNRQVKAKQVTFHRKKNLQYYEISAKSNYNFEKPFLYLARKLAGDPNLHFVESPALAPPEVQIDLAAQQQHEAELAAAASQPLPDDDDDAFE